A window of Candidatus Gastranaerophilales bacterium contains these coding sequences:
- a CDS encoding HDIG domain-containing protein, with protein sequence MNILKKTYSFIFSSNGLSVLIFLITSILLTFILSGQYYLHRNIIQNSVSKKDIYATKNIKVTDTEKTEKLKAEMVKKVAPTLVPVQDEFIRKKLDKNIDKIKLERSMSIPFSSKTVDLTGYFDINENKGDDIAIVENLITMSDDHFQRMTKITKATLRNILEKGISESDIELNVDKIVQDNITGYASNLDTLTIEFLIKKVIAPNIVVDEIATETSRKNAAQSVRPVEVFFNRGDQIVAAGQIVTKVQKDAIKKCGYNVVQLNFSGILGIYLLVALSLIVIATHLRNFDLRYAKNSYYTLIAVLMIMISAAATLMPSNIIYLLPIPAFTMLVSVFTNPRTAMISSIAALCALSIALQYDVDVSIIFIFGIIFTSFTIGRVDYTRRIDLIRIGMGIGLILVAAITGTFFLEYNLSEITLPIYLSYVSAAFINGIISSIIALGLLPVLESTFKLATPYGLAELANHNQPLLKKLQFEAPGTYHHSLMVASLAEAAAEAVGANPALVKIGAFYHDVGKLKRPLFFIENQSYFGIENPHEKYNPRYSKMVITTHPRDGLEYAKEYNISPAIYPFILQHHGDSVASYFYNQAVKEEGSENVSEEQFRYNAPKPNTKETAILMLADAVESAVRSMKTPTPEEIDSMITKIVNDRLADNQLSESPLTLRDLKTIAATFNRILRGMQHHRIKYHEDILDEIEAKNQKKEDNKNA encoded by the coding sequence ATGAATATATTGAAAAAAACATACTCTTTTATTTTCTCATCAAACGGTTTAAGCGTTTTAATCTTTTTAATAACATCAATACTGCTTACGTTTATATTGTCCGGTCAATACTACCTTCACCGCAATATTATTCAAAACAGTGTGAGTAAAAAGGATATTTATGCAACTAAAAACATAAAGGTAACAGACACTGAAAAAACCGAAAAGTTAAAAGCGGAAATGGTTAAAAAAGTAGCTCCGACTTTAGTTCCTGTTCAGGATGAATTTATAAGAAAAAAACTTGATAAAAACATTGACAAGATTAAACTTGAGCGCAGTATGTCAATCCCTTTCAGTTCAAAAACCGTTGATTTAACCGGATATTTTGATATTAATGAGAATAAAGGCGATGATATTGCTATTGTAGAAAATCTGATAACGATGTCTGATGACCACTTTCAAAGGATGACCAAAATTACTAAGGCAACTTTGCGCAATATTTTGGAAAAAGGTATTAGTGAAAGTGATATTGAACTTAACGTTGATAAAATAGTACAGGATAATATTACCGGCTATGCCTCAAATCTTGATACACTGACCATAGAATTTTTAATAAAAAAAGTAATAGCGCCAAATATTGTAGTAGATGAAATAGCAACCGAAACCTCAAGAAAAAATGCAGCGCAGTCGGTAAGACCTGTAGAAGTTTTCTTCAATAGAGGCGATCAAATTGTAGCGGCAGGTCAAATAGTTACAAAGGTACAAAAGGATGCAATTAAAAAATGCGGATATAATGTAGTTCAGCTTAACTTTAGCGGGATTTTGGGTATTTATCTGCTTGTTGCGCTTTCTCTTATTGTTATAGCTACCCATTTGCGTAATTTTGATCTTAGATATGCCAAAAACTCTTACTACACTTTAATAGCAGTATTAATGATAATGATATCAGCCGCAGCAACGCTGATGCCGAGCAATATTATTTATTTATTGCCGATACCTGCTTTTACGATGCTGGTATCAGTATTTACAAACCCCAGAACCGCAATGATTTCTTCAATAGCGGCGCTTTGTGCGCTTTCAATTGCGCTTCAATATGATGTTGATGTCTCTATAATATTTATATTCGGTATTATATTTACGTCCTTTACTATAGGAAGAGTAGACTATACAAGAAGAATAGACCTCATAAGGATAGGTATGGGCATAGGCTTGATATTAGTGGCTGCGATAACAGGTACATTTTTCCTTGAATATAACTTAAGTGAGATAACACTGCCTATATACTTGTCTTATGTAAGCGCTGCCTTTATAAACGGTATAATAAGCTCTATTATTGCTTTAGGACTATTACCCGTGCTTGAATCAACTTTTAAACTGGCAACTCCCTATGGTCTTGCAGAATTGGCTAACCATAACCAGCCGCTTTTAAAAAAATTACAATTTGAAGCTCCAGGAACGTACCATCACAGCTTAATGGTTGCAAGTCTTGCAGAAGCTGCGGCGGAAGCGGTAGGCGCTAACCCCGCTTTGGTTAAAATCGGAGCTTTTTATCACGATGTCGGCAAACTTAAAAGACCATTGTTCTTTATTGAAAACCAATCTTACTTCGGGATTGAAAACCCTCATGAAAAATACAATCCAAGATACAGCAAAATGGTTATTACAACCCACCCGAGAGATGGTTTGGAGTACGCTAAAGAATATAATATTTCACCTGCCATATATCCGTTTATACTACAGCACCATGGCGACAGCGTAGCATCCTATTTTTACAATCAGGCAGTAAAAGAAGAGGGCAGCGAAAATGTCAGTGAAGAACAATTCAGATACAATGCTCCAAAACCCAATACAAAAGAAACGGCTATATTGATGCTTGCCGACGCGGTAGAGTCAGCGGTTCGTTCAATGAAAACCCCTACCCCTGAAGAAATTGACAGTATGATTACAAAAATAGTAAACGACAGATTAGCAGATAATCAACTATCCGAGAGTCCTTTGACATTAAGGGATTTGA